A single window of Plasmodium reichenowi strain SY57 chromosome 12, whole genome shotgun sequence DNA harbors:
- a CDS encoding Tat binding protein 1(TBP-1)-interacting protein, putative, which produces MKMEKKKKKDKQEQNQKLPKKNDQKNDQKNDQKNDTLIDKVENKNNKKKINKLRKEKQIDKENKQNDHNKENIQNDHNKENIQNDHNKENIINDNNKEKCSKENQTNKGNKVKKVKSQKKLENVQSVEDIKPIKEKDEDEKNSPEHMIKEKDNKMNKNNNKKKSKNKNKKEKIEICQGENLKVQTNKTQENNNIIIKDNIENNNIIITENVTNNNIIITENVTNNNIQITDTYQPNNVLIKIDDSTKEKNNKDTFVKNNSSVNSSSKNVNHSTDIIQDNIYIELKKEKEIEKNHNNINTSLTFPSNRNKNIIHSQVTEINSDQTIGDNKNGIKKRKCVEKKIEKVFKKTNDTNSNNNMQISTCNKKDISEDVININNITNQNIKQNIIKKGNKNHDPIKTKQTKIILTDNDAKDKILKYMKKANRPYSVINVYDNLHGCINKNNVQRFMDELSKENKLQCKEYGKAKVYLINQKEFKSLNTNEMNKLKMDMELVQEQNELFKIDFNNLVKKKKKLLQDLELIQNLEEYKKKIQNIEDEIKSYEQMNKNSKFTIEEIEHIKKNHGYLHFMWLKRKTLCIEIIKCIATLTEKDTKGVIYHLGIDVDEDVIPPNLYS; this is translated from the coding sequence ATgaaaatggaaaaaaaaaagaaaaaagataaGCAAGAGCAAAATCAAAAattaccaaaaaaaaatgatcaAAAGAATGATCAAAAGAATGATCAAAAAAATGACACTTTAATAGATAAGgtagaaaataaaaataataagaaaaaaataaacaaactaagaaaggaaaaacaaattgataaggaaaataaacaaaatgatcataataaagaaaatatacaaaatgatcataataaagaaaatatacaaaatgatcataataaagaaaatataataaatgataataataaggaaaaaTGTAGTAAAGAAAATCAAACGAATAAAGGTAATAAAGTTAAAAAGGTAAAAAGTCAAAAAAAGTTGGAAAATGTACAAAGTGTAGAAGACATAAAACCCATCAAAGAAAAAGATGaggatgaaaaaaattcacCAGAACATATgattaaagaaaaagataataaaatgaataaaaataataataaaaaaaaaagcaaaaataaaaataaaaaggaaaaaatagaaatatgTCAAGGAGAAAATCTGAAAGTacaaacaaacaaaactcaagaaaataataatataataataaaagataatatagaaaataataatataataataacagAAAATgtaacaaataataatataataataacagAAAATgtaacaaataataatatacaaattaCTGACACATATCAACCAAATAATGTATTAATCAAAATAGATGATAgtacaaaagaaaaaaataataaagatacatttgtaaaaaataatagcTCTGTAAATTCATCTAGTAAAAATGTAAATCATTCAACGGATATCATTCaagataatatttatatagaactaaagaaggaaaaggaaatagaaaaaaatcataataatataaacacTTCTCTCACATTTCCTAGTAATcgaaataaaaatattattcattcACAAGTTACAGAAATAAATTCAGATCAAACCATAGGAGATAACAAAAATggaattaaaaaaagaaaatgtgtagaaaaaaaaattgaaaaagTATTCAAAAAAACAAACGATACAAattctaataataatatgcaAATTAGTACttgtaataaaaaggatatatCAGAAGatgttattaatataaacaatataacAAATCAAAACattaaacaaaatattatcaaaaaaggaaataaaaatcatGATCCaattaaaacaaaacaaacaaaaatCATTTTAACAGATAACGATGCAAAagataaaattttaaaatacaTGAAAAAAGCAAATAGACCATATTCTGTTATTAATgtatatgataatttaCATGGATGtataaacaaaaacaaCGTTCAAAGGTTTATGGATGAATTAAGTAAAGAAAATAAGTTACAATGTAAAGAATATGGAAAAGCTAAAGTGTATCTTATTAATCAAAAGGAATTTAAAAGCTTAAATACAAACGAAATGAATAAACTAAAAATGGATATGGAATTAGTACAAGAACAAAATGAACTATTTAAAATtgattttaataatttagtaaaaaaaaaaaaaaaattattacaaGATTTAGAACTAATACAAAATTtagaagaatataaaaaaaaaatacaaaatattgaagatgaaataaaatcatatgagcaaatgaataaaaattctAAGTTTACCATTGAAGAAATTgaacatattaaaaaaaatcatgGATATTTACATTTCATGTGGcttaaaagaaaaacacTTTGTATTGAAATAATTAAGTGTATAGCTACCTTAACAGAAAAAGATACAAAAGGGGTTATATATCATTTGGGTATTGATGTCGATGAGGATGTTATACCACCAAATTTGTATTCTTAG
- a CDS encoding rhodanese like protein, putative translates to MNKYCTLKEQKKYNHLIECDKLYDIIKNKEECLLFDTSYYNIHNINNEDIFDDYDNVESIEGSIPMNSIISHNENSNFSFFFPTKNEFFLYLKNILIKNKRNITMLLENIPIILYEKDDIFYSPRIWFIFKMYGFKNVQILNGGLNKWIHEEKEIIHVNNEKKIIENNINKQTIEQNEYYISHINNLLEKHFKKNENYINKNIMNSIYYYKDIQNLIKLKEQKQMQNYLLVDTRPNKSFSTLISINDNIKVNNFIPFSINLPYNHFLNYHYENYKYVTFKNMNDIKILLEKYDLLNDQKIIISTCNKGISACLILFLLNLFNKPFSKLILYPGSLVEYNFYKYERN, encoded by the coding sequence ATGAATAAGTACTGCACGTTAAAAGaacaaaagaaatataatcATTTGATAGAATGtgataaattatatgatattataaaaaataaagaagaatGTCTGCTTTTTGATACTAGctattataatatacataatataaataatgaagatatatTTGATGATTATGATAATGTTGAAAGTATAGAAGGGAGTATTCCAATGAATTCAATAATTAGTCATAATGAAAACTCgaatttttcttttttttttccaactaaaaatgaattttttttatatttaaaaaatattcttattaaaaataaaagaaatatcACAATGTTGTTAGAAAATATTCCAATTATTCTTTATGAAAAAGATGATATTTTCTATTCTCCAAGAATATggttcatttttaaaatgtatgGATTTAAGAATgtacaaatattaaatggaggtttaaataaatggatacatgaagaaaaagaaatcatacatgttaataatgaaaaaaaaattatagaaaacaatataaacaaacaaacaaTAGAGCAAAAcgaatattatatatctcatataaataatctTTTAGAAAAGcatttcaaaaaaaatgaaaattatataaataaaaatattatgaacagtatatattattataaggatatacaaaatttaataaaattaaaagaacaaaaacaaatgcaaaattatttattagtTGATACCAGACCAAATAAAAGTTTTTCTACATTAATATCtattaatgataatataaaagtgAATAATTTCATACCCTTTTCGATCAATCTACcatataatcattttttaaattatcactatgaaaattataaatatgtaacatttaaaaatatgaatgataTCAAAATCTTATTGGAAAAATATGATCTCCTTAATGatcaaaaaattattatatctacTTGTAATAAAGGTATTAGTGCTTGtcttatattatttcttttaaatctttttaataaaccTTTTTCTAAATTGATACTGTATCCTGGAAGTTTAGTagaatataatttttataaatatgaaagGAATTAA
- a CDS encoding hypothetical protein (conserved Plasmodium protein, unknown function~part of same gene as PRSY57_1205600B~gap found within coding sequence), translating to MSKKKDAKFSKSCKREKSTKWKYICQKKSIYKKRFNSRNKILFVQGENYKFKNIHFKGNKRRIMNIINIFQICNLKKNNENNKKNTKLFNTYKDNIKNVFTHNDNKINFDKIEKNIMWKKLLIDMICFNNNLNVPYNESKYYSDSTSASSKNFDNHMNEKNIKMYYKGGGKKKCNPINKKGNNFDYINKINYSVNIELHSLFTYVRTKLKKKNKDSFKNTNVLNKMSLYDNDLINNRYNKEQYAKLNNQYIPENKEKILNDIKTKPNMAPPPNRRKSIIGGVRENMDMYDNNYNNAYNNNNYNDPYNNNNYNNAYNNNNYNNAYNNNNYNDPYNNNNYNDPYNNNNYYNDPYNNNNYNDPYNNNNYNDPYNNNSNEPYNNKFRPMVKSESNHIKNNVQREANVHTEESVEKNKKKQSNNKDENKVSKEQEQMNNNESEGIDEDLFSDEFDMDDYDSDGNKKEKPYYTDRCILDRSTKRVSILDKLNLGLKNKRNDKNKNDENISNKDILTKKSDDNAFKLKKYESKKYVDDTNEDNNTDDESYDKNKKMKNIKNVKDIKDIRNYHKMNSLMRNENKMPPPKKIVQDKGQTKKVDEMNTSKKEGIKDMKGNVYNNKKDSRMKSKMNYPPKHDMNNPMDCDVNNNMNYDINNNMNYDVNNTMNYDINNTMNYGINNNMNYDINNPMNYNINNPMYYDINNPMYYDINNPINYHMNNTNISNINNPINYQMNIPLNYQMIPNNNIHNINNNIHNNNNINNSIYFQTNNKSINYNGINNFPCNDINNISYPEQKNNINNMHINSSNKLIEGSYNDMNRINSNNKNLILYNKGNEKYDEDFTLNYILQKYDDDDQFFCSNIYTQINEEDKKDELKKYTEGMNRLVEQMYFYDNFNDEYKVTKENKKETTESFDIIDTSLNIHVVDANEDNITDVNKDNQEIISKMELKIKELEKAIDEMKKKDKVDSSHHEKKKKTKKKKKTNNGRSCSSSDVSSSNKEEEEEEEEESNTKHSMLNKLKKDIEEMKKNMKREEENRRIEKRGIKKKMKEMKGDIKKEENDKIDDNVKSVQEEEKNKTKEKKENDEELDNEYAYKFNIDDIINTEQLNNIKNGILDNVYYYIYESYDQRDYDILENLAKKHEIKGRKISYNINLPKYNFNAKRTSSAWFLNPAYENYMLEEKKKKRMSLEENKMISSCSFEHVQFLFNENEMVDGSIIKNGDDDNKSVGKISEIRDSEFSYESFISEQKKKIKKNKINLIKIKNNVVRNKSKSIIQDHNIKEDIKENNMVGHKEDDDEKYKKYEDKEKDDINSKQIQNSQMSSNNNDNIINNIFGTINNYVQENGVLDFYNSSNLIIKEENEKGEKKQKKVEKINEDENDNKDENILKDQIERQKKEKELLELEIENKKKKKELEELEIENKKKKKELEELELQLMENKKKQFLANKIIDDLQKDINCTKEGKKKKKNEAKEEEETEKNINDQMVNEKEIDVNSKNEKEIVQVHNEIKNTNNIEEEKKKENLSKEKEINDCLNDYINKQKKKEKKKNNWAMYGRPVV from the coding sequence ATGtcgaaaaaaaaagacgcaaaattttcaaaaagttgtaaaagggaaaaatcaacaaaatggaaatatatatgccaaaaaaaaagtatttataaaaaacGTTTCAATTcaagaaataaaatattgttTGTACAAGgagaaaattataaatttaaaaatattcattttaaagggaataaaagaagaataatgaatattatcaatattttccaaatatgtaatttaaaaaagaataatgaaaataataaaaaaaatacaaaactgtttaatacatataaggataatataaaaaatgtgtttacacataatgataataaaataaattttgataaaatagagaaaaatattatgtgGAAAAAATTGTTAATAGATATGatatgttttaataataatttaaatgtaCCCTATAATGAATCTAAATATTATAGTGATTCAACATCAGCATCATCCaaaaattttgataatcatatgaatgaaaaaaatattaaaatgtattaCAAAGGAgggggaaaaaaaaaatgtaacccaataaataaaaaaggaaacaactttgattatataaataaaataaattatagTGTAAATATTGAGTTACATTCTTTATTTACCTATGTTCGTActaaattaaaaaaaaaaaataaggattcttttaaaaatacaaatgtgttaaataaaatgtcCTTGTATGATAATGATCTTATTAACAATCGTTATAATAAAGAACAATATGCAAAGTTGAACAACCAATATATTCCTgaaaataaggaaaaaatattaaatgatataaagACAAAGCCTAATATGGCTCCACCTCCTAATAGAAGAAAATCTATTATTGGTGGGGTTAGGGAAAATATGGACATgtatgataataattataataacgcatataataataataattataatgacccatataataataataattataataacgcatataataataataattataataacgcatataataataataattataatgacccatataataataataattataatgacccatataataataataattattataatgacccatataataataataattataatgacccatataataataataattataatgacccatataataataattcaaatgaaccatacaataataaattcAGACCTATGGTTAAGAGCGAATCGAATCATATAAAGAATAACGTTCAAAGAGAAGCAAATGTTCATACAGAAGAAAGTGtagaaaagaataaaaagaaacaaaGTAACAATAAAGATGAGAATAAGGTTTCAAAAGAACAAGAACAAATGAACAATAACGAAAGTGAAGGTATTGATGAAGATTTATTCTCAGATGAATTTGATATGGATGATTATGATAGTGATGgaaacaaaaaagaaaaaccTTATTATACTGATCGTTGTATATTAGATAGGAGTACTAAAAGAGTATCTATATTAGACAAATTAAATTTAGggttaaaaaataaaagaaatgataaaaataaaaatgatgaaaatatatcaaataaggatatattaacaaaaaaaagtgatgataatgctttcaaattaaaaaaatatgagtctaaaaaatatgttgATGATACAAATGAGGATAATAATACAGATGATGAAAgttatgataaaaataagaaaatgaaaaatataaaaaatgttaaagatataaaagatataagAAATTATCACAAAATGAACTCTTTAATGagaaatgaaaataaaatgcCTCCACCAAAAAAGATAGTCCAAGATAAAGGTCAAACAAAAAAAGTAGATGAAATGAACACGTCGAAGAAAGAGGGAATAAAAGATATGAAAGgaaatgtatataataataaaaaagattCACGTATGAAAAGTAAAATGAATTACCCACCCAAACATGATATGAACAATCCAATGGATTGtgatgtaaataataatatgaattatgatataaataataatatgaattatgatgtaaataatactatgaattatgatataaataatactaTGAATTATggtataaataataatatgaattatgatataaacAATCCAatgaattataatataaacaatccaatgtattatgatataaataatccaatgtattatgatataaataatcctataaattatcatatgAACAATACAAATATTTCCAACATAAATAACCCCATTAATTATCAGATGAATATTCCATTGAATTATCAAATGATAcctaataataatattcataatattaataataatattcataataataataatattaataattctatatattttcaaactaataataaatcaataAATTACAATGGTATTAATAACTTTCCATgtaatgatataaataatataagcTATCCTGAacaaaagaataatataaataatatgcaTATAAATAGTTCTAATAAATTGATTGAAGGAAGttataatgatatgaaCAGAATAAATTccaataataaaaatttaattttatataacaaagggaatgaaaaatatgatgaagatTTTACTTTGAATTATATTCTGCAGAAATACGATGATGACGatcaatttttttgtagcaatatttatactcaaataaatgaagaagacaaaaaagatgaattaaaaaaatatacagAAGGAATGAATAGGTTAGTAGAACAAATGTACttttatgataattttaatgatgaatataaagtaactaaagaaaataaaaaagagaCAACTGAATCGTTTGATATTATAGATACATCATTGAATATACATGTTGTTGATGCtaatgaagataatataacaGATGTAAACAAAGACAATCAGGAAATTATTTCAAAAATGGAATTAAAGATAAAAGAGTTGGAGAAAGCTATTgatgaaatgaaaaagaagGATAAGGTAGATAGCAGCCATcatgaaaaaaagaaaaaaacaaaaaagaagaaaaaaactAATAATGGAAGAAGTTGTAGTTCTAGCGATGTATCTTCATCtaataaagaagaagaagaagaagaagaagaagaaagTAATACGAAACATTCAATGTTAAATAAATTGAAAAAGGATATTgaagaaatgaaaaagaatatgaaaagggaagaagaaaataggagaatagaaaaaagaggaataaaaaaaaaaatgaaggAAATGAAAGgagatataaaaaaggaagaaaatgataaaatagATGATAATGTAAAAAGTGTACAAgaggaagaaaaaaacaaaacaaaagaaaagaaagaaaatgatgaagaattagataatgaatatgcttataaatttaatatagatgatataataaatacagaacaattaaataatataaaaaatggtATATTAGataatgtatattattatatatatgaatcATATGATCAAAGAGATTATGACATTCTCGAAAATTTAGCAAAAAAACACGAAATAAaaggaagaaaaatatcttataatataaatttaccaaaatataattttaatgcAAAAAGAACTTCAAGCGCTTGGTTTTTAAATCCAGCttatgaaaattatatgctcgaagaaaaaaaaaaaaagcgAATGAGTcttgaagaaaataaaatgatttCATCTTGTAGTTTTGAACATGttcaatttttatttaatgaaaatgaaatgGTAGATGGAagtataattaaaaatggGGATGACGATAACAAAAGTGTGGGGAAGATCTCGGAAATTAGAGATAGTGAATTTTCTTATGAGAGTTTCATAAgtgaacaaaaaaaaaaaattaaaaaaaataaaatcaatcttataaaaattaagaaTAATGTTGtaagaaataaaagtaaaagtATTATACAAgatcataatataaaggaggatataaaagaaaataacaTGGTAGGACATAAAGAGGATGATGACGAgaaatataagaaatatgaagataaagaaaaagatgATATAAATTCAAAACAAATTCAGAATTCACAAATGAGTTCTAATAAcaatgataatattattaataacatttttggaaccattaataattatgttcAAGAGAATGGTGTATTGgatttttataattcatcgaatttaataataaaagaagagAATGAAAAGGGAgaaaagaaacaaaaaaaagtcgaaaaaataaatgaagatgaaaatgataataaagatgaaaatatattaaaagatcAAATTGAAAGgcaaaaaaaagaaaaagaattgTTAGAATTagaaatagaaaataaaaaaaagaaaaaagaattagAAGAATTagaaatagaaaataaaaaaaagaaaaaagaattagAAGAATTAGAATTACAACTTATggaaaataagaaaaaacaatttttaGCTAATAAGATAATAGATGATTTacaaaaagatataaattGCACAAAAgagggaaaaaaaaaaaaaaaaaatgaagcTAAAGAGGAAGAGGAAACagaaaaaaacataaatgATCAAATGGtgaatgaaaaagaaatcGATGTAAATTctaaaaatgaaaaagaaattgtTCAAGTGCAcaatgaaataaaaaatacaaataatatagaagaagaaaaaaaaaaagaaaatttatcaaaggaaaaagaaatcAATGATTGCTTAAAcgattatataaataaacaaaagaaaaaggaaaaaaaaaaaaataattggGCTATGTATGGTAGACCTGTAGTTAA